The Gracilibacillus caseinilyticus genome segment GAGCGAGAAGATGGGGTTTCGACTTTTCGTAATTGAATCTGTCTGGGCGGCAAAGAATGATGATTAGACAATAATATCATCTCCTCCGCCTCTGGCGATGACAATTTCGCCAACTTCCTCCAGACGTCTGATCACGGCAACAATTCGCGATTGTGATTCTTCTACATCACGTAATCGTACTGGTCCCATGAATTCCATCTCTTCTTTAAACGTTTCAACCATACGAGTAGACATGTTACTGAAGACAACTTCCTTCACTTCATCACTTGCCACTTTAAGCGATAAGCGCAGGTCATCGTTTTCGACTTCACGTATTACTCGCTGGATTGCTCTATTATCCAATGTTACGATATCTTCAAATACAAACATCCTTTTCTTAATCTCATCCGCTAACTCAGGATCATCAATTTCCAATGTATCCAAAATGGTCCGTTCCGTACTACGATCGACACCATTTAACACTTCCACTACGGATTGAATACCACCAGTCTGTGTATAATCCTGTGATACAGTAGTAGACAATTTACGCTCCAAAATTTGTTCGACTTCTGCAATAATTTCTGGAGAAGTTGAGTCCATTACCGCAATTCGTTTCGCAATATCTGCTTGCATCTCTTGTGGTAACTCTGACAAAATTTGGGCAGACTGTTCCGCATCCAAATACGATAGAACAAGTGCGATCGTTTGTGGATGCTCGTTTTGAATAAAATTAATAATTTGTCCCGGCTCTGCTTTTCTGGCAAAATCAAATGGTTTCACTTGCAAAGAGGAGGTTAAACGTTTGATGATATCATCCGCTTTATCCTCTCCTAACGCTTTTTCTAAAACAGTCTTTGCGTAACTAATACCACCTTGGGAAATATAGTCCTGCGCCATCGCTATTTCGTGAAATTGTTCGAGTATTTCTTCCTTTTGATTCCCATCCACTTTCTTTACAGACGAAATTTCCAACGTTAGCTTTTCGATTTCTTCTGGCGTTAGATGTTTATAGACTTGAGCAGAAACATCAGGACCTAAAGAGATTAATAAAATAGCTGCTTTTTGTTTGCCTGTTAATGTTTGTCTTTTTGCCATCTTAACTAACCTCCTTTAATCCTCGGAAATCCAGCTTCGCAACAGTTTGGCAAAATCTTCAGGTTTATCTGCTGCATATTTCTCTAACTGTTTCCGTCTGATAGTATTGTCGGAATCCTCAGCTTGCGTAATTGGCGGGATCTCCTGATCCTCATAAGTCGTCGTTTCCATTTCTTCTACAATATCATTTTCTGCTCGATTTCTCCGAAGCATCCAAATAAGGACGATAATCGCTAAGATTAACAAACCTCCTACAATATAAACCCACATCGGTATCGCTGTCGTAACAGTAGGAGTCGATAACGTATCCGTTCCCTCAAATGGTTGAAAAACGATCGAGACCTTTTCATTTGGCGTCACTTCACCATAAGATTTATCAATCGATGTGGCGATAATAGAATCCAATATAGAAGCGACACTCTCTTCAACATTTGCCTGCTCTTGAGCAGAAAGTAGTTCTGTTTCACCGTTTTCATTCAACCTTGAGTTATCGATCGCAACCTGAATACCTAAATCCCTGACTTTATAAGGGCTTTCGACGATATCTTTTTTGATCCGGTTAAATTCATTGTTAACGGATTCCTTCACCAATTCGTAATCGCCGACATTCCCTTCAGTATCAGCTGGATAATTGGCAATCTCACCATCTTCTACCCCAGCAGCACTGTCTTCAGGCTGGGCACCAGTGAATGACTCCGTTATCGTTTCGACACTGACAGGTAACGTATCATTCTCTTCGTCAACTGGTTCAACTATCTCTTCTACTCTTTGCTCTTGTGTAAAATCAATATCCGTAGAAACAGATATAGCTACTTTGTTCATCCCAATCATAGATCCTAGCATTTTCTTAACATTACGCTCGATGTCTGATTCAATGTCTGACTTAATTTGCTGTTGCGATGTATATGTATTGCTATTATCAAATGAATTTTCATTATTCAAATCAAAATACTCAAAATGTTGGTTCATAATGACGATATTATCATTAGAAAGGTTCGGTACTGATTTTGATACTAAATTATATAATGCATTAATCTCACTTGGTTCGAATTGATAGCCAGCAGCTGTCTGGATTACAATCGATGCAGAGGAAGCTTCCTGCTGATCGCTGATAAACACCGGATCTTCAGGAATATTTAATTTGACTTCCGCACCATCTATCCCTTCTATCTGCATGATTAAATTAGCTAATTCCGTTTGCATAGCGTCGAGTTTCATTACTTCAAATTCATTATCCGTAACACCAAACGAACTATTCTCTGCAAAAAAAGAATAGTCTATGCTGCCGCTATCCGGTATCCCTTGTGCAGCAAGTTCTACTAGCAGTGAATCTGCCATTGCCTCTGGAACTTGCACACCTGTTCCGGATTCAGTAATCTCATAGCTTACATTACGAGCATCCAATTCTTCGGTAATTTGACCGACTTCCTGCAGTGACAAATCACTGTATAACGGTACCATGCCGTTTTGAGAAGAAGTCCAGAACGCAGCTATAATAATAGCCGCTAACAACAAACCGATTACACCAAAAAGTAGCCCTTTTTGTTTTTTGGATATGGAACTGTAAAAGCTAGCCGCTTTTTCCTTGTATTGCTTCAATTTCTCGTTCATTTTTTGCCCCCAAAAATCATTACTTGCATACTACTATTTGTTAGACTTGCATTCTCATCACTTCGTTGTATGCATCGACTACTTTTTTCTGAACTTGTACGCCTGTTTGCAACATAATACTCGCTTTTTGTGCGGTAATCATTACATCATGCAAATCGTCAATTTCACCATTTGCCAGTGCTTGTGTCTTTTTGTCAGATTCGACCTGCGCTTGATTAATACTCTCTACTGCTTGTTTTAAATTATCCGCAAAATTTTGTTGTGACTGACCAACTGTTTGGGTTGGTAGTGCTGTTGTTTGAATGTTGTTAGATTGGATATTTTCTAATGAATAGATATTCATTCTTTTCACTCCCACCCATTATTATTTACCTATTTCCAGCGCCTTCATCAGCATGGTTTTGGATGCGTTAAGCGCTGTGACATTTGCCTCATAAGATCTAGTAGCACTCATCATGTCAACCATTTCTTGCAAAGGATCAACATTAGGTATTTCGACATACCCTTCTTCATTCGCATCAGGATGATTCGGATTATATACTAGCTGAAAAGGCTCATCGTCTTCTACAATATCTGATACCTTCACTCCGTTCCCAGCACTGCTTGATCCCGTAGTCGCCTGGTTGAGTACAGAAGAAAAGCTTTGTCCCTTTGAACCGAAAACCGTCATTTTTCTTCGATATGGTTCATATTCACCATTTTCATTCATGGTAGCCCTTGTCGTATCTGCATTAGCAATATTGGAGGAGATCGTGTCCATACGAAGACGTTGAGCAGTTAAACCACTCCCACTTGTATTAATTGCATTAAAAATTGACATTGTTAATTTCCTCCCCTAATGACGCTCTGCAGACTGGAAAACTTCCCATTAATCCGATCGACTAGTGCCTGATAATAAATTTGATTTTTTGCCAAGTCTGTCATCTCTTTATCCACATCAACATTATTGCCGTTGTGGTTATATGTAGAACTCGTATTTGTTGTGACTCGAACAGCAGATGATTCTGTCGAAAAATCAAGATGTCTTGCATCCGTTCTGGACGTTTTAAACCCTTTAGACAACTCGTCGTTAAGAATATTATTGAATTGCACACTTTTTGCTTTGTAGTTTGGAGTATCGACATTAGCGATATTATTGGCTATGGTCTGGTTTTTTACTGAAGCATACTGCAACGAATTTTCTAATGATTGGATCGTTCCTCCAAATAAAGACATAAAAAATCCTCCACTTTTTTTAATATAAACCGTCATAAAATTGAATTTCCTATCGAATATTGTAAAATAATTTCGATGAAGTGTCTATGACTTATCGTCATATTCTGACTAAAGTAGTGCAAGTTTTTTAAAAAAATAGGTCAAAAGAATTATTAATGTTTTTGTAGTTTTAGCGAAAACCTAATTCATTGTGACCTTTGAATCATTCATGATTAGTAATAAAATAACAAAAAATTCACAAAAAAAGTTCCTCACAACAAAATGTGAGGAACTTTTTCCTTATATTGATCCTTAAAAAGATTACAAATTAACCATGCACACTTACATTTATCACCAGTACAACTAACAACTTATATATGATAATGCTTTAACTCTCGTAAGAACTTATCATTCAACACTTTAATATAAGTACCTTTCATCCCTAACGATCTTGATTCAATAACACCTGCACTCTCTAACTTACGCAGTGCATTAACAATAACTGAACGTGTAATACCGACTCTGTCCGCTATTTTACTAGCAACCAGTAGTCCTTCAATACCATTTAACTCTTCAAAGATGTGCTCAATTGCTTCTAATTCACTATATGAAAGTGAGCTGATTGCCATTTGTACGACAGCTTTACTACGAGCTTCTTCTTCAATTTCTTCTGTTTTTTCGTGAAGGATTTCCATTCCGACTACCGTTGCACCATATTCTGCTAAAATCAAATCATCATCATTAAAACTATCTGACAAACGACTTAAAATCAATGTACCTAAGCGTTGTCCACCACCAATAATTGGTACAATAGTTGTTAAACCATTCTGAAACAAATCACGGTTCTCTACAGGGAATGCCGTATATTCACTTTCGATATCCAAATTTGTAGTGGTAGCTGTGATATTAAATAAATTATCGGTATACGTTTCTGGAAATTGTCGTTCCTCCAGCATTTTCTTCATTCGTTCATTTTCTATTTGCTGGTTGATCGCAAATCCTAATAATTTTCCTTTTCGACTGACAATAAAAATATTCGCTCCAATTACATCACGTAATGTTTTGGACATGTCTGAAAAGTCAACGGATTTCCCCTTTGTCTTTTGAAGCATGGCATTAATTTTCCTCGTTTTATCTAATAGTTCCATATTATTTCACCATCCATTTTTTATAAAATAAATTGACTTAAATCTTTGTTCGTTGCGATTGTTTTTAATTTCTCATTTACATAGTTTTCTGTAATTTCTACATTTCCTATACCAATGTCAGATGCTTCATAGGATAATTCCTCTAATAACTTCTCTAAAATAGTGTGTAATCTTCTTGCACCGATATTATCCGTTTCCTGATTCACCTGATAAGCTATCTCTGCCAAGCGATTGATGGCTTCCTCTGTAAAGGTAATCGTAATGCCTTCTGTCTCCAGCAATGCTTTATATTGCTTTATTAACGCATTTGAAGGTTCTTCCAGTATTCGTTTGAAATCAGCTACAGTCAATTTCTCGAATTCAACCCGAATCGGAAAACGCCCCTGTAACTCCGGTATCAAATCAGAAGGCTTTGCCATATGAAAGGCACCTGCTGCAATGAAAAGCATGTGATCTGTTTTAACCGGTCCATACTTCGTAACAATGGATGAACCTTCTACGATCGGCAGAATGTCACGTTGTACCCCTTCCCGAGAGACATTGGCTGATTGCTCTTGCTTCACTGCAATCTTGTCCATTTCGTCAATGAAAATGATACCGGTTTGTTCGGCTCGTTCAACCGCTTGCTGTGTCACGTAATCCATATCAATTAACTTCTGAGCTTCCTGTTGTGTTAATACTTTTCTAGCATCCTTTACTGCTAATGTACGTTTCTTTTTCTTTTTAGGAAATAGCTGGCCAAAAGCATCTTGCATGTTCATGCCCATTTGTTCCATCCCTGATCCTTGCAGCATATCAAACATATTAGCTGACTGTTCCTCGACTTCAATGGTTACCATGCGATCTTCTAATTCACCTAATTCCAACATTTTTTTCGTCTGCTGCCGTTGTTGTCTAATACTGTTGTCGGCTTCCAAGGAGTTACCATTATCTTCTTGCTGTTCCTCATCTTGATTCGCATTCATAAAGAAGTCAAAAGGATTTTTTGAATTATTTGATTTCTTTTTCGACGGAACGAGCAATTCTACAATTCGTTTATTAGCTTGCTTCTCCGCTTTATCCTGTACTTCAGCCATTGCTTCTTCCTTTACCATTCGAACAGCCGTCTCGACAAGATCCCGTACCATTGATTCCACGTCACGGCCAACATAACCGACCTCTGTATATTTGGTTGCTTCAATTTTAATAAATGGGGCTCCAACTAATCTTGCTAATCTTCTTGCTACTTCTGTTTTTCCGACTCCCGTTGGACCAATCATTAAAATATTTTTCGGTACTATTTCATGACGTAATTCCTCAGGCAGCTGCATTCGTCGATATCGATTCCGCAAAGCAACCGCTACTGCTTTTTTGGCATCTGTCTGGCCAATTATGTATTCATTTAATTTTTCCACAATTTGTTTTGGTGTAAAGTCGATGGACATATCCTTCACCCTTTCTTATTCCAGTTCTTCGAGAATTAACTGATCATTTGTAAACACACAAATCTCGCCTGCAATTTCCAGTGACGCACGAGCGATATCTTTCGCTTCCATATTAGATGCATGTTGTTTCAAAGCTCTTCCGGCACTAAGTGCATAATGTCCGCCAGAACCGATCGCCAGAATTCCATCATCTGGTTCAATAACTTCGCCTGTACCCGATACAAGTAATAATTCATCTTTGTTCATTACAATCAGCATCGCTTCAAGCTTTCTTAAGTATTTATCATTGCGCCAGTCTTTCGCCAATTCTACTGCTGCTCGTGATAGATTACCATCGTGTGTTTCTAATTTGGTCTCGAAGCTTTCAAAAAGCGTAAATGCATCAGCTACTGAACCAGCAAAACCCGCCAAAACTTGGTCACGATACAACCGTCTTACTTTTTTTGCTGTGTGCTTCATCACAACCTGGTTGCCAAATGTAACCTGACCATCGCCACACATCGCGGACTTGCCATTGTGCTGGATAGCAAATATGGTTGTTGCATGAAAAGTACCCATCTCCATTCCTCCTATCGTTTAGCTCGTGGATGAGCATCCCTGTATACGTTATTTAAGCGGTCCTTTGAGACGTGTGTATAGATTTGTGTAGAAGATAAGTGAGCATGTCCTAAAAGCTCTTGTACCGCCCTTAAATCCGCTCCATTATCAAGCAGATGAGTAGCAAAGCTGTGTCTCAACTTATGTGGATGAATATGTAATGTCATAGCGGACTCCTCCACCAACCTATTCATAATCATACGGATACCTCTTGTTGTTAACGGATTACCACGTGCATTTAGAAAAAGATAATTACCTGGCTGACTTTTTTGTGATATCAGTTGATCACGACTTTCTAATATATAGGTTTGAATCGCTCGCTGTGCAAAACCTCCTAAAGGGACATATCTTTCCTTGTTCCCTTTTCCTTGCACAAAAATCGTCTGTAATTCGAAATCAATATCTTCTATCCGAATCTTTACACATTCACTAACTCGGATACCTGTTCCGTACAACAATTCCAATATCGCCATATTTCGTTGTCCTAACGCAGTCGTTGTATCAATCGACTCAAACAAAACATCGATCTCTTCCAGATACATAAACTCAGGAATAGTATAGTCACGTTTAGGCAATTGCAAATGTACAAACGGATTTTCTTTAACGATTTGCTCTCTGACTAAAAATTTATAAAAGGAACGTAAGGAAGAAATATATCTGTTAACCGACCTTTTGGACAAATCGCGTGCATATAATGTGGTTAAAAAAGTACGAATCACACCATAATCTACTTCATGTAAAGAGATCAGACCCTGCTCTTTTAAAAATGTAAAAAAGACGGATATATCCTGTTCATAAGCTTCTATCGTTAATTTGGTTGCATTTTTTTCGATTTTTAAATAATCAACATATAATAACCAGCTTTTATAAAAATTCATAGATCACCTCTAAATGCGTTAAAATATTAACACAATAGCATAGAGTCTGCAATTATGTTTGCAAAATTGTCACTACTTTCTTCATTATTACATGGTTTCCCTTGTTGACAGTGCTTTAAACCATTACATAGTGACCCTTTCTTTCATCTTAACATTAAATGGTTCCTTATAGAAAAGAAAAAGTGAAGCTTACTATATTTCAAGCAAGCTCCACTCTTGTCAGCCTTGTTCTTCCTCTTTATAATCACATGAGGAACATTGAACCTGTACTTTTTTCTTCGATCTCTTCTCAACTAACATTTGATCACATTTTGGACAACTTCTGCCTACTGGCTTATCCCAGGAGAGGAAATCACAATCCGGATAGTTATCACAGCCGTAGAAGATTCTTCTTTTCTTCGATTTTCTCTCTACGATGTTTCCATCTTTACATTTCGGGCAATCCACACCGATTTCTTTTAAGATAGGCTTGGTGTTACGACAGTCCGGGAAGTTCGAGCAAGCAAGGAACTTTCCGTATCTTCCCATTTTATAAACCATCTCATGCCCACATTTCTCGCAATCAATGCCAGCTGGTTCATCACGAATTTCAACTTTTTCCATTTCTTCATCCGCTGTTTCCAGCCGCTTCTTGAAACCTTGATAGAATTGATCGATGATGTTAACCCATTTTGTTTTTCCTTCTTCGATAGCATCCAAATCGCCTTCCATTTTGACAGTGAATGCAACATCGATAATTTCCGGGAAGAATTCTTCCATAATCGTATTGACCATTTCACCAAGTTCTGTCGGAACGAAACGTCGGCTATCCAATGCTACATAACCGCGACGTTGTATGGTATCCAATGTCGGAGCATAAGTCGAAGGACGACCAATGCCTTCCTCTTCCATTGTTTTGACCAATCTTGCTTCCGTATAGCGAGGAGGCGGCTGTGTGAAATGCTGTTGCGGCTTCATTTCATCAGAATTAACTGTTTCGCCCTCTATTAAATCAGGCAGCCATTTATCTTTTTGTTTATTAGGATCATCAGAGCTCTCCGTGTATACCTTCATGAACCCTTTAAATTTAACTTTAGAACCATTCGCTCTGAACTCTACTCCCTGGTTAGTTAAATGGACAGTCATTGTATCCATTACAGCAGGTGCCATTTGGCTGGCGATAAATCGTTCCCAGATTAATTTATAAAGCTTAAATTGATCCCTCGAAAGAATTGTTTTCAATGAATCCGGATCACGTAAAGCATTGGTTGGACGGATTGCCTCATGGGCATCCTGTGCACCTTCTGCATTTTTAGACTTGTTGCTGTAACCATTAAATTCCTTCCCATAGTTACTCGTAATAAAATCCTTAGCCTGTGCTTTCGCCGTATCCGAAACCCGCGTCGAATCTGTACGCATATAGGTAATTAAGCCGGTAATGCCACCTTCACGTTTACCTAAGTCAATTCCTTCATATAATTGCTGAGCAACCATCATCGTCTTCCGAGCTCTGAAATTTAACTTTCTCGCGGCTTCCTGTTGTAAACTGGAAGTAGTAAAAGAAGGAGATGGATTTCGTTTTCTTTCTCTTTTGTTTACTTTTTCAACAAGAAAATCTTTACCTTTAATGGTCTGTAAAATCGCATCCACATCTTCCCTCGAATGCAGTGCTTGTTTTTTACCACCTTGACCGTAAAAGCTTCCTTCGAACTTTTGGCGACCTTTTTTAAAGTTAGACTCTATGCTCCAATACTCTTCAGGCTTAAAGTTTTTAATTTCATTTTCGCGGTCAATAATCATTTTCACAGCAACTGACTGCACACGTCCTGCACTTAGACCTTTTTTAACTTTTTGCCATAATAACGGACTGATATTATAACCAACTAATCTATCTAAAATTCTTCTAGCCTGTTGCGCATCTACTAAATCCATGTTAATGGTTCTAGGATGCTTAAATGATTCTTTTACTGCATCTTTTGTTATTTCATTAAACACTACGCGGCATTTAGAATCCAATTCAATATTTAAACTGTGGGCTAAATGCCAGGCAATAGCTTCCCCTTCACGATCCGGATCGGCTGCCAGAAACACTTGATCTGCTTTTTTAGCAGCTGTTTTTAATTCTTTTAAGACGGGACCTTTCCCTCTAATCGTAATATATTTTGGTTCAAAGTTATCTTCTTCATGTACACCCATTTGACTTTTAGGTAAGTCACGAACATGGCCCATAGATGCTCTTACTTTATATTTTTTCCCTAGATATCTTTCAATTGTTTTGGCTTTTGCCGGTGATTCAACGATTACTAGATATTGTGCCATTATTGTTACACCCTCCCGAGAGGCAAAATCAACTCAGATTGTTTCATTAATTATTTTTTCTTTGTAGAACGAGTTCAAAAAGTTATGATCATGAACTGCAAGTATACTTGTTAATGAAGAAACAAGCCTGTCTAGAAGTTCATAGACATGATTCCCGTTTTTTGAACTTCGTCTTTCAGATATGATAAATCTTCCCTATTATTAAATACTTTGTTAGGGTTTGTCAATCAAAGCAGTAGAAAAAATGTATAAATTTAGTTTATTTATGACTGTATAGCAAGTTGTTTAGCATGCCATTCTTCTAAAATATCCTCACTTTTTTGGACTAATTTAGCGCCGTCTTTGATCAGTTGGTGGCAGCCTGCACTGGTATCAGCAAGAATGTTTCCTGGGACGGCAAACACTTCTTTCCCTTGTTCTAATGCCTGGTCAACTGTTATCAGACTGCCACTCTTTTCTTTTGCTTCGATAACTAGCGTTCCGAAACTAAGACCACTAATGATTCGGTTCCGTTCAGGAAAATAATATTTTTTTGGCGGGTGGTCTGGTGGATATTCTGTCATTACCAGATTCTCTTGAATAAGTTGTTGATATAAATACTGATGTTGCGTTGGATAAATGTGATAAAAACCACTTCCTAATACCGCAATCGTGCGGGAACAATTCGCCAAAGCAGTTTCATGAGCATAGCCATCGATTCCTAGTGCCATGCCGCTCGTAAATAGGAAATTTTCTTGTAACAGAGGGGGCAAAATGATGTTCATTACCGATCGGGCTGTTTGAGAAGGATAACGTGTACCTATTACGCTGAGATTAGGAGAATGACTTAAGATCTCGAGATTTCCTTGTAAGTACAAGACAAATGGTGGATCGGGAATTTCTAATAAATTAGTGGGATAACGTATGTTAAAAATGGTAATGATATGATACTGCTCTGCGAATTGGACAATCTTTTGCTTTATTGCTTGAAGATGTAATTGACTGACAATGGCAGAAGCTTTTTTATCTGGCAGATTGAATATGGTTTTCCAATTTTGCTTGTCCCAATCGTAGAGATGTGTTAATTCGGGGTCTTGCTGGATCACACGTGCTAGAAGTCTTCGATTTGATCCGACAATGTAGTGCAAATGAACTAGCCGCCATTCTTTTTTCTCCATTTACATCCATCCTTTTGGATAGTGAAATAAGCTGAGACATAAATCTCAGCTTATTTTCACTTATTTAGTGTGTTTTACATTTGTCATAGAGACCTTTGTCTTTTAAAACATTGATTAACGTTTCACCCATTACAGATGGTGTTTCGGCCACTTCAATGCCACACGCATTCATTGTTTTGATTTTTTCTTCTGCTGTACCTTTTCCACCAGAAATAATCGCACCGGCATGGCCCATACGTTTTCCAGGAGGCGCAGTTGCACCACCGATAAAGCCTACAACAGGTTTCGTCATATTTGTTTTTACCCATTCAGCTGCTTCTTCTTCCGCAGTACCACCAATTTCACCGATCATCATAACTGCTTCTGTATCCGGGTCTTCGTTAAACGCTTTTAATGAATCAATGAAATTTGTACCGTTAACAGGGTCACCACCAATACCTACAGCCGTAGATTGGCCAAAGCCTTTTTCAGACAACTGATGAACAGCTTCATATGTTAGGGTACCAGAACGGGAAACGACACCAATATGACCTTTTTTATGAATGTAACCTGGCATAATACCAATCTTACATTCTTCAGGAGTAATGACACCCGGACAGTTTGGTCCTACTAATCTTGTTTTCTTACCTTCCATATAACGTTTTACTTTTACCATATCCATGACAGGAATGTGTTCGGTAATACAGATGACAAGATCTAACTCTGCATCCACTGCTTCGATGATCGCATCTGCAGCAAATGGAGCTGGTACATATATTACGGATGCATTCGCACCTGTCTGATCTACAGCTTCTGCAACTGTATTAAATACAGGAACGCCTTCCACTTCTGTACCACCTTTTTTCGGTGTTACCCCACCAACAATTTTTGTTCCATATTCTATCATTTGTTTCGTATGGAAAAGTGCTGTTGAACCTGTAATACCTTGAACAAGCACTTTTGTATCTTTATTGATAAAAACACTCATGTGAATGGATCCTCCCTTTTCCTTTAGATTTAAAGTTATCCTTTATTAACGAGTGCAACAATTTTTTCGGCACCATCAGCCATTGATTCAGCTGGTGTAATATTTAATCCTGAATCCGCTAAGATTTGCTTACCAGCATCAACATTCGTACCTTCTAATCGTACAACTAAAGGAATCGTTAAACCAACTTCCTTCGTAGCTGTCACGACACCTTCTGCAATAACAT includes the following:
- the topA gene encoding type I DNA topoisomerase yields the protein MAQYLVIVESPAKAKTIERYLGKKYKVRASMGHVRDLPKSQMGVHEEDNFEPKYITIRGKGPVLKELKTAAKKADQVFLAADPDREGEAIAWHLAHSLNIELDSKCRVVFNEITKDAVKESFKHPRTINMDLVDAQQARRILDRLVGYNISPLLWQKVKKGLSAGRVQSVAVKMIIDRENEIKNFKPEEYWSIESNFKKGRQKFEGSFYGQGGKKQALHSREDVDAILQTIKGKDFLVEKVNKRERKRNPSPSFTTSSLQQEAARKLNFRARKTMMVAQQLYEGIDLGKREGGITGLITYMRTDSTRVSDTAKAQAKDFITSNYGKEFNGYSNKSKNAEGAQDAHEAIRPTNALRDPDSLKTILSRDQFKLYKLIWERFIASQMAPAVMDTMTVHLTNQGVEFRANGSKVKFKGFMKVYTESSDDPNKQKDKWLPDLIEGETVNSDEMKPQQHFTQPPPRYTEARLVKTMEEEGIGRPSTYAPTLDTIQRRGYVALDSRRFVPTELGEMVNTIMEEFFPEIIDVAFTVKMEGDLDAIEEGKTKWVNIIDQFYQGFKKRLETADEEMEKVEIRDEPAGIDCEKCGHEMVYKMGRYGKFLACSNFPDCRNTKPILKEIGVDCPKCKDGNIVERKSKKRRIFYGCDNYPDCDFLSWDKPVGRSCPKCDQMLVEKRSKKKVQVQCSSCDYKEEEQG
- the dprA gene encoding DNA-processing protein DprA; translated protein: MEKKEWRLVHLHYIVGSNRRLLARVIQQDPELTHLYDWDKQNWKTIFNLPDKKASAIVSQLHLQAIKQKIVQFAEQYHIITIFNIRYPTNLLEIPDPPFVLYLQGNLEILSHSPNLSVIGTRYPSQTARSVMNIILPPLLQENFLFTSGMALGIDGYAHETALANCSRTIAVLGSGFYHIYPTQHQYLYQQLIQENLVMTEYPPDHPPKKYYFPERNRIISGLSFGTLVIEAKEKSGSLITVDQALEQGKEVFAVPGNILADTSAGCHQLIKDGAKLVQKSEDILEEWHAKQLAIQS
- the sucD gene encoding succinate--CoA ligase subunit alpha, whose translation is MSVFINKDTKVLVQGITGSTALFHTKQMIEYGTKIVGGVTPKKGGTEVEGVPVFNTVAEAVDQTGANASVIYVPAPFAADAIIEAVDAELDLVICITEHIPVMDMVKVKRYMEGKKTRLVGPNCPGVITPEECKIGIMPGYIHKKGHIGVVSRSGTLTYEAVHQLSEKGFGQSTAVGIGGDPVNGTNFIDSLKAFNEDPDTEAVMMIGEIGGTAEEEAAEWVKTNMTKPVVGFIGGATAPPGKRMGHAGAIISGGKGTAEEKIKTMNACGIEVAETPSVMGETLINVLKDKGLYDKCKTH